The Pedobacter ginsengisoli region TTTAGTGCCCTTAAGCAAGGAATTACAGCTATAGATACTGCGCCTGCGTATGGAGATGCAGAACAGCTTGTAGGCAAAGCTTTAGGTCAGTGGTCTGGTAAAAGGCCTTTGATCAGTACTAAGGTAGGTCGTTTGAAAGGCTATAAGGTCGATGAAGCACATTACGATTACAGTGCCGATGGAATGAAAAGGAGTGTCGAAAACAGCTTGAAAACACTAAATATTCCTGTTGTAGATATTCTTTTTCTACACGACCCTGCTGCAATTCCTCAATCGGCTATGGAAGGTGTATTAAAGCAAATGGAATTTTTTAAGCATAATGGTTATACAAAAAAAATAGGTTTGGGCGGAAATGCACCCGAATGGTTTGAACCTTATTTAAAGACCAACCTATTTGATGTAATTATGGAGTATAACAGGCTAAATGCTTGTTCTATTGATGCATTGGATACTACTATTCCTGTTTGCAGAGAAAATGATAAGGAATATTATGCTGCCAGTCCTTTAAATATGGGATTGTTAGGCTGCAATTTTTCGGAATTTACCAATTCTCCTCCAAATTGGCTCGAATTAAAGAGTATAGAACAGGCAAGAAGAGTGAATAGTATAGCATACGAGCATAATCTTTCGCTACAGGTACTTGCCCATCGATTTCTTTTAACCATTCCGGCTCAGTTTAAAATTGTAATTGGCGCTGCAGATAGGATGCAGTTAACTGGTACTCTTGATGCAATGAAATTGGGTGAATTGCCTTCCGAAATTTATAATGAGATTCTACTAACGCTTAATGAAAAATAGATGTACAATATAGATAATGAGATTTTTAATATAAATAGAATTAGAATAAGGGTTTTAGAACAGGTGGATGCGGTAATTCCTTTTCAGGATGCTACCATGGGACCTTTTCCAAAGTTTGGAATATCAATTATTACAATAGAGGATGAGGATGGAAATCTGGGAGAAGCCCCGGTTTACAACAGCTATATGAATATTTTGGAAACCTGTCTTTTCCCAATACTTTTTCATAGCCACTCTGTGCCGTATATAGAGTTTTATCCAAAGTTATATTGGGCTATTAGAAATGAGGGATTTAAAGGTGCAGCTGGTGCCATATTGGGGCAAATTGATATGGCTTTGTATGATTTGGCAGCCAGACGTAGAAAAGTGCCCCTTTATAGATATATTGGAGGTACTCATAATGACGTGAAAATGTATGGCTGTGGGGGAGGAACGAATTATACGCTGAAGGAACTGGAAAGTGAAGTAACTTTCTTGATGGATAAAGGAGTGGACTGTTACAAAATGAAGGTTGGGAAAAATTTTGGAACAAAAATAAATGAGGACATTGAAAGAGTGAAATTTGTAAAACAACTGGTTGGTAACAGAATGGAAATTGCAGCTGATGTAAACCAGATTTGGAATTGTAATGATGTATTCAAATTTCTTGATGCCGTTGGAGAAGAGAGCTTGTGTTGGTTAGAAGAGCCCATACACTCAGCGTCTTATGATCAAATAGAACAGCTTTGTAAAAAAATATCGGTTACGGTGGCCTACGGGGAATCGGAACGGACATCAAAAATATTCCCAACTCTTGTCAATTCTGGAGTTAGACATTTACAACCGGTACCCACACAATTGGGTGGGATGAAGGAGTGGATGGAAATAAGAGACCTTTGTGAAAATCAAAATTTGCAATTATCTTCTGGTGGATATTCCCTATATTCAGCCTTTCTCATGACATCTGCAAATAGAGATTGCATGATCGAATATTTGTATCCTCTTATGTATGGCCTGGAAAAATACTTTTTAGTTAAGCCATTATGGGAAAACGGTAGGTTCTATTTATCTGAAATAGAAGGACTACCTGTAAGGATTGATTGGGATTACTGTTATAAGGAAAATAAGATAGTACAAGAACGGTTATGGGAAAAACAAGATGTTTCAAAATATAACCCTGTTGTGTCTATGTAACTAAGGGACCAAATTTGAGTTTATCATTCAATTATATCGATTATCTAATTTTAGGGCTATATGCCCTTGCTTTGTTTTTTATTGGTTTTCGCTCCGGTAAAAAGGAGAAAAATCAGGAAGATATATTTTTGGGTGGAAGATCATTGAAGTGGTGGCAAATTGGTTTCTCTATGTTTAGTGCCAATGCAGGGCCTATTATGTTAATTGGTTTTGCAGGTGTTGGTTTTTCGCATGGTATTGTTGGCAGTAATTTCGAATTACTAGCATGGGTATTTTTAATGCTGCTGGGCATGGTTTTTTTACCCTATTACCTAAAAACTAAAATAAGTACGATTCCACAATTTTTATTAATTCGTTTTGGTAAACGTTCTTATAATTTTCTGGTTATATATAGCTTGATTTCAATTTTGGTGGTATGGTTAGGGAGTGCATTGTATGCCGGAGGCTTATTAATTTCAGGGATATTTGGTTGTTCTTTGTTTACGGCACTGGTAATAATTGCTTTGATTGCGACTAGTTTTACTGCCATTGGAGGGCTAAAAGCTGTAGTTCGTACCGGAGTTTTTCAATCTATTATTATTATCGTTTCTTCGATACTGCTTACTTTTTTGGGCTTTCAAAAAATTGGTAGTGTAGACTTGATGGTTAGCCAAACACCTGAATCGTATTGGAAGTTGTTTCTGCCTGCATCACATCCGGAATATTCATGGATAGCTATTGTTTTGGGCTACCCCGTTGTGGCTATTTATTATTGGTGTGCTGATCAAACGATTGTACAAAAAGTACTTGCAGCAGAGAACCTGAAAGAGGGACAATATGGCGCCTTGTTTGTTGGAGCACTTAAAATAATAATGCCTTTAATATTTATTCTTCCGGGTATTATGTGTTATGTTTTGTTTAGGGATGTAGCTCAGCCCGATAATGCCTACATTACTATGATTAAAGAATTAATGCCTCATGGCTTACTAGGTTTAAGTATTGCTGCATTAATCGCATCGTTGATTGATACGGTATCATCTAGTTTAAATTCTTTTTGTACCGTATTTACGCTGGATGTTGTTTCGCAGGTTAAAGTGCTTAATAAGAAGCAACAGGTAAAAATGGGGAGATGGATTACCATTATTGCTGCAATAGTAGGTGTAGGTATTGCGATGGTTTTCTCTTATTCGGGGAAAAACTTTTTTGAATTAAGCCAAGGCTTGGTTTCTATACTTGCCCCACCACTGTCTGTTGTTTTCCTTGCCGGCGTTATGTGGAAACGTGTAAATAGTATTTCGGTAGAAATAGTGCTTTATGGAGGTGGGTTCGTTTGCTTAATATTGGGTGCATGCCATGTGTTAAATTACCCTTATAAGGGCTATTGGCCACATTTCCTTTTACTTTCATTTTATTTATTTGTTGCGCTAAGCTTAGTAATTGTAGCGGTAACATTAATTACAAAACCTGCAATAAATCCGGTAGTACCTTCGCTTCTTGAATCCAAAAATAAACCCGTGGGGGAGGAAGCATATCATTCCAGACCTATTTGGTTGGTTTGGCTAGGACTGGCATCTGTAATGGTTTTAATTTATTTACTTTTTAACTAATATTTCGATGAAAAAAATATTCCTGCAGTTAGCATTCGTAATTTTTACTTGTTCTTTTATGATGTGTAATCCAGCTAATTCTGATCATAAAGAACCCGAATCTGTAGAAAAAGTATTTGTGGTAAATACTGTGGATAATGATAAAAAATTGAACGAATATCTAGAATACCATAAGCAAATTTGGCCTGAGGTAGAAGCCGGGTTTAAAAAAGCGGGCTATAAAAGTATTACACTTTATCGTTTCAATGATCTGATTGTTATGAGGATCACGGTACCTGAAAACGCAGATTTAAATGAAATGGGAAAGTTAGCAGAGTCTTATAGTCCCCGTTGTGTTGAATGGAATAAATTAATGAATACTTACCAAAAAGGTGTTAATGGCACTGCCGAAGGACAGAAGTGGGTTGAGGTAACTCCTTTTTACAAGTTTAAGCAGTAATTTTATATTGCTTAATAAAGTCTCTCGGAGATAAACCCTTTACTTCTTTAAAGTGCTTGTTAAAGTTTGATATATTATTATAGCCACTTTTGTAACAGGTTTCGGTTACATTGTGGTTACCTTCCATTAACAACTTAGCTGCGTGCCCAACCCTTATCTCTTTTATAAATTCAACTAAAGTTCTGTTGGTTTTAAGTTTAAAGAACCTGCAGAAAGCAGCTGTTGACATAGGGATAATTGAAGCCACATCCTGCAAAGAAATATCCTCTTTGAAATTATTGAATATATAATCAAACACACGGTTAATCTTGTTTGCTTCAGTTGATGTTTCAACGATATTAAATGAAGGAGATGACAGGCTTTTACAAGAGGTGGATTGAGCCAGAACATCCAGAAGTTGGAGCATTAATGCAGCACGTGATAATCCAGATTCAAATAACATTTGGTTCAGAATTATTTTTGCTCTTGCTACTGTAGGCCCAGAAAATAAAATTCCTTTTGAAGCATTTTCAAAAAGATGGTTTAGGAGTGCTGCTTCAGGTTTAGCAAGTAAATCTTTGCCTAGAAAATCCGGAAAAAAGTGCACAACAACTGCTTGAGGCTGTACTTTCTCGTCTATAGTATTATAGTATTGCCAGCAGTGTGGTAAATAACTTCCGAGAAGGACGAGTTCCGTTCCTTTAAAATCTTCGATATGATCTCCAACAAATCGTTTACCAAAACAATTTTCAATTAATGCAATCTCAAAATTAACATGAGACTTTAACGACGTATACTTTTTTACCTCCAGAATTTCTGATCGTACGGTAAATGATTGGTCAGGCGGAAAGGTAAAGTTCTCGTAAATGTATTGCATATCAGTGGTTTATTTGGTGTAATGTATAAAGCTAATTAGAATAGTTTATGCTCTAAATATAGTCTATTTATGTTTAGATATAAAGGTTTGGTGCAAAAAAAACATTGTAATTAATCAAATTAACAGTAGTTGTAACTAAGTATTGTTAAGAGATTTACCATTTAAGCAATCGATTGTTTTTTTTAATAGATTAAATAATCAAAGAACCAAAACCAATTTAAATAAATTATGAAACAGGTATTAAAAATGCACTTCAGAGTGCTCGGAATTATCTGGCTCTTACTGCAATCACATTCTGCCTTTGCACAAGGCAAAATTTCGGGAACAGTAATAGATGCTAAGGATAAAACCCCCTTACCAGGTGCTACCATTATCTTACAAGATGGTAGTGGAAAGTCAAAAACAGACGAAAATGGTAAGTTTGAAATTAACGTAGAAGCAGGTAGTAAGCTTAAAATCTCTATGACAGGTTATGATGCACAGGAAGTTATTGCTTCTCGTGGAATGGTAGTAGAGTTGGTTTTTTCGGCGGTGAATCTTGATGATGTAGTCATAGTAGGTTACGGAACGCAGAAAAAAGATTTAGTAACCGGTTCTATTGTAACAATGACAATGGAAGATACTAGAAGGAATTCACCAACAACATCGTTAGGGAATTTACTGGCGGGTCAAATGGCAGGTGTAAAGGTGGGTGTTCCTGCAGGTCGTCCTGGAACGGCCCCAGGTATTTCGATCCGTACAAAAACATCCTTTAATGATCAAAATGTATTATATGTCATTGATGGGTTGGTTACTGATAACTCTGCCGATTTTAATAATCTTAGCCCGAATGACATCGACAAAGTAACAGTGCTTAAAGATGCTGCAACAACAGCAGCTTATGGTGCACGTGCTTCGGGTGGTGTAATTGTTGTTACGACCAGACGTGGATCTAAAAATGAGAAAGCTAAAATCAATTATTCGTTCAATTCAGGATTTGATAAGCGAGGGAGGAATGCTGATTTAACGAGCGCGATTGAAACAGGACAAATCTATAACCGGATGAATCCTACAAATAATCCTTGGACTCAGTCTGATTTTGACTATTTCAAAAATATCAACAACGGTTGGGGATATGATCAGTTGGCTCAGGTATGGCAAGATCCTTATACTACAACCCATAATCTTAGTGCAACGGGTGGCGGTGATAAGATTACATATTTTATTGGGGGCTCTTATACAAAACAAGGTGCTTTTCAGAAGAATTCTAGTTACAAAAACTATAATTTCAGAGCTAACATTACAGCTGATATAGCCAAGAATTTTACTGTATTTGCGGGTGTTTCTGCCAATAATAATGTTAGTGACAGGCTTCCTAGTACCGGAGTAGGAGATGAAAATGGTATTTACCGTAAACAATTACTTTGGCAACCAGAGCAACCGGTGTGGACTGATGGTGGTAAGCCGATTGACTATGGCTGGATTGGTAATGTGGGTGCAGAAGTGAATGGAGAAGGTGGATACAATAAAGAAAATAATTTTAAACCGGTAATAAACCTGAAAGGCACATATAAAATTCCTTTTGTGGAGGGATTGAGTGTTTCATCACAATACATCAGGACTATTGCAAACAACCGAAAGAAAAATTATTTCACGAAATATGATATGTGGGTAATGAAACTTCTAGGTTCGAGCCGTCAAATTAGTACTCGTGATGAAGATTTACTTTCTCTGAAAAAATCATCACAGATTGGTAATAATTACCTGGAAGAGTCTTACAGATGGAATGATAATGAGCAATTGAATTTCCAGTTGAACTATGATCATACGTTTGGAAATGTACATCACGTACAGGGATGGCTTACTTATGAGCGTGCAGAAACTAAAGGAGGTGGTTTCAAAGCAGGACGTGAGAAATTCCCCGTTTATCAAACAGATCAATGGTGGGCTGCTAGTGGTGACCGTCTTGATTCATGGGCTCAAGGAGACAGTGATTTCAATAGGGGCGCAGAGCAGACTGTTGGACGTAAATCTTACGTTGGCCAGTTCTTCTATGATTATGACAGTAAATATTTGGCGAGTTTTACCTATCGTTATGATGGATCATATAAGTTTTCTGGAGACAAACGCTGGGGATTCTTTCCTTCAGGTTCATTGGGTTGGGTAATTTCTCGTGAAAACTTTTTCAGTAATGTAAATGGAATTGAACTGTTAAAAATAAGAGCTACAGCGGGTACTACTAGTGCCGATAATATTAATGCCTGGCAATATCAACAAAGCTATGATCCTGGTACTTCAGCTTATTTTGGAAGCACTCCTGTTACAAATGTTGGTATTTCTTACGGATCACTTGTTAATCCTGATATCACCTGGGAAAAATCGCGGAATTATAATATAGGTATTGATATCAATTTCTTAAAGCATTTTAGTGGCAGTGTGGAGTATTTTAATGCAAAGACTTATGATATTCTTGTTGACAGGGTTGCTCAGGTGCCACCTACGTTTAGTCGTAAGTTGCCAACATCAAACTATGGCGAATATAAATCAGAAGGTGTTGAAATGACATTTGGTTATCGCAACAAAACGAATCAGTTGAATTATTATGCAAATATCAATGCCAGTTATGCAGCTGCAACACCACTTGTTAGAGATAAAGTGGTTACTTATCCTTGGGAAGTTGATGTAAATCGTTCCGCATCAAAGATAGTAGCCTTTGTTCAAACAGGGATGATCCGTACACAGGCTGATCTGGATGCTTTTGTTGCTGCGAATCCAAATTATAAATTTAAAGGTATTGCACCTGCCTTAGGTCAATTAACCTATGCTGATTTGAGCGGTAAAGATGGTAAACCAGATGGTATTGTAGATGATTGGGATAAAACTATCATAAAGAAAAACAATAACCCAGTTTTATTAGGCTTAAACTTTGGAGCTGAATGGAAAGGGTTTAGTATTGATGCAAGTTTTGATGGTAGTTTCCGTAATTATAAATATATAAATAATCTGGTGGATGGAAATGTGGAATGGAATCGCATGTGGAAACCATGGGCTAATGATGCATGGACGCCTGAAAATCCAAATGCCACGTTACCTAGACGTTATTCAGCAAATGATAACGTTAGAACCGTGACTAATACTGAAAGTACTTTTTGGTTAAAGAATGCAAGTTTCTTACGTATGCGATTGTTGAACGTTGGATATTCAATCCCTACCAGCATTACGAATAAAATTGGTATTAACGGTGTGAAGCTTTATTTCAGCGGGTCTAATTTGTTTGTAATTAGCAAGTTCAATAAAAAATATTACGATCCACAATTAGGCGATGGCTTTAGTTATCCTGTTATGAAGAATTTCAATTTCGGGATTAATGTTTCGCTTTAATAATTATAAATTCTGAATATATGAAACTGAATAATAAATTTTTTAAGCTATTTCTTGCTAATATGTTGATACTATCATTGGTCTCATCTTGCAAGAAAGGACTGGATTATGATAATAATAGTGTAATCGTTCCTGAAGCTGTGTGGGGTGATCCCCAAATGATAAAGGCTTACCTTAATGATGTTTATGGTAAGTCAATGCCGGGTTGGCCAATTAACGGTTCGGAAACGGATGAAGCAATTGTAGAACCAAGACAATTCCCAGATTATGCACGTGGTATTATTTCTGAAGCTGGTACGAAACTAGATCTTAAGTACGACATAATTGATAAGGTTAACTTTTTTCTGGACGAATTAGCAGCAGTTCCGACTACTGTTCTCTCAGAAGAATTGAACAAACAATACACTGGTGAAGCCAAATTCTGGAGGGCATGGTCATATTGGGGTATGGTAAATCGCGTAGGGGGGGTGCCTCTTATTTTGCATAAACAGAATTTTAATGATGTACCTGGATTGTTCAAGCCACGTAATAAAACATCTGAATGTGTTGCCCAAATTGTTAAAGATTTGGATAGTGCTATTTTGTTATTACCAGGTGTTTACGCTAATGCAGGCGCAGATTATGGACGCATTACCAAAGTTGCTGCCATGGCTATGAAAGGAAGGGTATTACTTACTTATGCAAGTCCGTTGTTTAATCCATCTAATGACCCTGCACGTTGGCAGGCAGCCTATGACGCTTGCAAAGCAGCAGTTGATTTTGGCGCAACACAAGGACATACGTTACATCCTAATTATAGTAAAATCTGGACTGAGGAGAGAAATAAGGAAGTGGTTATGGTAAATCAGTTTTTTGATCCTGGACACGCCGTTAACTTTGCTGCAATTCGTCCAATGCCTTTGACTTCGGGATCAACTAATAATAATCAGCCTTTACTAAGTTTATTATTGGCTTTCCCGAAAAAGGATGGGTCTCCTATACAGTTTAATAAGGAAATGCTTTCGGATCCTACCTATAATGAACAGTTTTTAACTGATTTTTATACTAATCGTGACGATAGATTTTTTGCTACTGTTTGGTGTGGTGGTACACCTTACCCTACGCCTGATGATTCTCCTCCAAGTTATTTAAAAGGAAATAGTTACTGGATTGTTTGGGAACAAGATGCGGCTACTAGTAAGTACCTAATGGCCACCAATAAAATCCATCCAGGCATTTCAGGGTCAGGTTGTACTGGTTTTTTTCAACGTAAAGGACTTGATACTACATTGGTGGCAGCTCTGGTTGATAGGGGACAAACTGACTGGGTAGAGATGCGTTATGCTGAATTACTTATGAATTACGGTGAATGTGCAAATGAAGTAGGTAAATCAACGGAGGCTTTAGAAGTGTTAAAAACCATTAGAAAACGTGCAGGAATTACTGCAGGTTCGGGTGGGAATTATGGTATAGTGGCTTCAACTCAAACGGAAATAAGAGAAGCGTATATTAAAGAAAGTCAGGTTGAATTTGCCTTTGAAAATAAACGGTTTGAGAATTTAAGACGATTGAAACGTTTTGATATTTTAAATAATCAAGGTGCTCGTCATGGGTTATATATAACCTTGAAAAATGTTGCTGATAGACCAACTCCTCTAGATAATATTGTGAAGTCGGCCTCAGTAAGGTCGAAGTTTAGAGCGGCATATATTGATAATATCGACGGTGATGCAGATTATAAATATAATTTTACCACAAACCACTGGTTTTTTGCAATTAATCCAGCTCATATTTCTCAATCAAAAGATGTTTTAAAGCAAAACAAAGAATGGGGCGGTACTTTTGATCCATTACAATAGTTTTTTAAACAGTTAATTCATTCTAAAAATATCAGTTAGCGCTCCAATCATGGCCGGAAGAAATTCCTGCCATGATTTTATATTTTATACAAATAATCAATCAATTTTAGTCAAAATAGTAGATTTATATATACAACACACACAACTGAAACAGCCAATCCAATATGAAACTAAACTTTATTAAAATCGTAATTGTCTTTTTTATTACAACAATTCCAATATCGGTTTTTGCGCAGTACAATTTTAGCACCGATTATTTCAAAATCCAGATTAGCAATAAAGGCTGGATCACCAGTATGAAAAATATCACGGTTAAACCTAATCGTGAATTTAGTCCTACAGATAAGCCTTCGCCGGTGATGAGTTTATACGATAGTAAAAAGAATGTTTATTATCAGCCAACCAACGCAACCTATACCAAAGCCAGCCAAACAATGGTACTTAAATATCCAAATGGGTCAGTTGCCACAATCAGTATTGAGCCCAAAAAGAAATATTTTAAACTTACCCTGCAATCGCTCTCACCTCGTAATGGTATCGATGTTATCCAGTGGGGTAACTATCATACAAATATTACCAATCTAATGGGTGAAATTATTGGTGTTGCCCGTGATACCAGCAAAACGGTTAATTATGCCATTGGTATGTTTGCCCTGAACGACAAGACCATAAGTGGACTAGCCGAAACTGTTGGCGATGCAGCTCCTTTTCAATACATAATACATACGCCAGATGCCAAGCGTTTTCCTTTGCCTAAAGATCTTCATGAAGGACAAATTTTTACACTGGGTGGAGATGGTATTAGTGATGTTGCTTTTTACGCGCACAAAGAACCATGGTATAGAATTATGTATGGTAATGCAGCCTTAGTGGACAAAAAGGGCCAGATATCTATTGCTTATCAATCAAGAGACAGATCTTCTGAAAGAGAAATCTATTTTTCACTTATGCCGCTTATGGAGGCTAACAAACCAAACCACCTGCAAGTGCAACCATTGCCAGTAAATTATATTGGATCATCTGTAGCGCTATGGGGAAGTCCGGATAGCACAGCTTTGTTGGACGTGATTCAAAAAATTGTTTTGGCTGAAAAGCTTCCTCATCCAACTATTAATGGGAAATGGGTAAAAGATCCTGCTGCTTTCGTTCCTGATGCCCTTACAAGTGGTAATTTAAATGATAGTATTATCTCTTATACATCAAGATTAGGCTTTAAAACTATAAGTTTATATGATCAAGGCTTTTTAAGAGCTGATCGTGGGAACAATGGATATATTGACGGAAAGAATTTTGAGAGAAAACCAATAAAACTAACAACTGGAAATGTTTCGCATAAAGAGTTTTCGGATATGGCAGCTAAAAAAGGTATCATGATAGGGAGAACCCCGATTACTAATTCTTTAGCCCCAGGTACTATGGATGCCAGTCCAATGCCAAGTGATAGTTTGTGCTATCAGCAAAAACGCTTACTCGTAAAAAGTATCAGTGTAACGGATACAGTTATTCTTGTTGACGACCCAACCTATCTTGAGGAGATTGCCAGTTGGGAAGGCCACAGTGCTCACTTAAATATGGTTAAAATTGGTAAAGAACTTATCTATTATAAGGGGGTATCGAAAGACAAACCATACCGACTTTTAAATGTAAAGCGCGGATATTGGAAGACTACTCCTTCAAATCATGCTAACAGAGATACCATTTATAAACTTCAGGTTACAGTTGGCGGTGGTTATGATGGGCTTGTACCGAATATACAATTGCAAGACAAAATAGCTGAGCACTTTGCTGAGATTTGTAAAATCAATGGCCTATCTTATTACGATTTTGATGGGCAGGAGTTTTTGTTTAATACCGGACATGGTTATTATTCGACCAAACGTTTCTTTGGTAAAATGTTTGAAAAAGCAAAGAAGTTAGGTGTTCCATATATCCGTTTCACAGGTGCAACTTTATCTGAAGGATCATGGCATTATCAAAGTATTTGGAATGTTGGTGGTGGAAAGAATTTGTATGATGCTGAAACCCGCGAATGGGGCAGTTCAACAAGTCAGGGAAAAGATCTGCGTGATGTAACTTATGCCAACTATTTTCCTGTGGGTATGGGTGGCAATTTCCCAATCAACGCCAAATCTAAAGTTGAAGAATATGAGCATATACAAGCCATTTCAGTAGGGGTTGGTACAACATACAGTTTGAGATTAAACCAAAAGGATGTTGAAAGTTGCCCTCAGAAAGATGCTATCTTTAAAGCAATAAGAACATGGGAAGATGCCAGAGCTGCCAATGCGTTTCCAATATGGGTAAAAGATCAGCTGTCAGACCCTTCGCAATCATTTCATTTGGAAAGTGTTGATGCTAATAATTGGAACTTATACAAGACAAATAGAGATGGTTCGAACAAAAAAATGTTTGTGAAATTAAAAAGAGCTGTTGGGTATTAGTAACCTTTTCATATCTAAAATAAAGAATAGTATGCAACCAAATAAAATGATCTTACAGTTTTTTTGCCCAAAATGGGGACAGGAACATGAAACTTATGATGCTTTTTGCCGAAAGGTAAAGGAGGCAGGGTACGATG contains the following coding sequences:
- a CDS encoding RagB/SusD family nutrient uptake outer membrane protein, with amino-acid sequence MKLNNKFFKLFLANMLILSLVSSCKKGLDYDNNSVIVPEAVWGDPQMIKAYLNDVYGKSMPGWPINGSETDEAIVEPRQFPDYARGIISEAGTKLDLKYDIIDKVNFFLDELAAVPTTVLSEELNKQYTGEAKFWRAWSYWGMVNRVGGVPLILHKQNFNDVPGLFKPRNKTSECVAQIVKDLDSAILLLPGVYANAGADYGRITKVAAMAMKGRVLLTYASPLFNPSNDPARWQAAYDACKAAVDFGATQGHTLHPNYSKIWTEERNKEVVMVNQFFDPGHAVNFAAIRPMPLTSGSTNNNQPLLSLLLAFPKKDGSPIQFNKEMLSDPTYNEQFLTDFYTNRDDRFFATVWCGGTPYPTPDDSPPSYLKGNSYWIVWEQDAATSKYLMATNKIHPGISGSGCTGFFQRKGLDTTLVAALVDRGQTDWVEMRYAELLMNYGECANEVGKSTEALEVLKTIRKRAGITAGSGGNYGIVASTQTEIREAYIKESQVEFAFENKRFENLRRLKRFDILNNQGARHGLYITLKNVADRPTPLDNIVKSASVRSKFRAAYIDNIDGDADYKYNFTTNHWFFAINPAHISQSKDVLKQNKEWGGTFDPLQ